The nucleotide sequence CCGCTGCTTCTGCCCGCCGGAGAGCTTGCCGAAGGCGGTGTTCCGCTTGGCGGTCAGCCCCAGCTCGTCCATCAGCGCCCGCCAGTCGGCCGGCTCGGCGTAGAACGAGCTGTACAGGTCGAGCGCCTCCCAGACCCGCAGCCGGTCGGGCAGGTGGCTCTCCTGGAGCTGGATGCCGACCTGGCGGCGGAGTTCGGCACGGTCCCGGACCGGATCCAGGCCGAGGACCCGGATCGTCCCGCCGTCGGCCCGGCGCAGCCCGGTCAGGCACTCGACGGTGGTGGTCTTGCCGGAGCCGTTCGGGCCGACGATCCCGAAGATCTCTCCGGCCCGTACCTCGAAGGAGACGTCGCGGACCGCGACCTGGTCGCCGTACCGCTTCTGTAGGTTGCTGACCTCGATGGCTGTCATGGGAGAAACGCTAGGAAGTACGGCGGCCGGTCGGAATGCGTCCATCTGCCCGGCCGGGGTGCAGGTAACTACACCCCGGCCGGGCGGCTGGCGGCACTCCGCCGCAGGGGTGCGGGCGGCCACACTTGTGGCATGTCTCGCCGGTACGGTCACGCGTTCGTCCGCAACCTCGCCCTGACCGGGCTGGGGCTG is from Micromonospora sp. WMMD1102 and encodes:
- a CDS encoding ABC transporter ATP-binding protein, with protein sequence MTAIEVSNLQKRYGDQVAVRDVSFEVRAGEIFGIVGPNGSGKTTTVECLTGLRRADGGTIRVLGLDPVRDRAELRRQVGIQLQESHLPDRLRVWEALDLYSSFYAEPADWRALMDELGLTAKRNTAFGKLSGGQKQRLSVALALVGNPRIAVLDELTTGLDPQARRDTWQLVRQVRDRGVTVVLVTHFMDEAERLCDRLAVFRAGEVLAIDTPAELVARADVPGVARPTLEDAVLALTAPTAAATSSSPN